The Solanum dulcamara chromosome 6, daSolDulc1.2, whole genome shotgun sequence genome contains the following window.
CAATAAATGATTTCATGATAAAGACTTAGAGctcgtttggatgggcttaaaaaaagtaacatttgtgtatgaagtgcttttagaactttgaagtactgaaagttatttttataaataagcagttgagtgtttggataaaagtgcttaaatgaggaaaatgatgtgaattttagggttaaaagaataaaaagggtagtttggaaatttagttaaaatataagggatataaaagtaattttcatggttaaagaaaatgactttaagcacttagaaaaaaaaagttagaatcctaacttttcatttttgactgactttaagaactttatggcttaaagttagcattagacaaacacgtccaaaagctaaaaaagggctttaagttggttttgaccaacacttaaagcccatccaaacgggctcttacaATCCAAAGCATACTTGTAACAACACAACTAGGAATTATTTTTGTAATACAAAGTTTACATCTACAGTTTTTAGAGAAAACGTTACTGAGCAACCAAACATAAGAGTTTTCAAGTTGCAAGAGTTAATTAAGAAAAAGCTTTAAAATTCATGTTGGCAAGACTACTCTTAGAAGGGAAAGAGCTAAAGTGTTGAAAGGTATCATGGGTgatcatattgtggaatttgacATAATTCTGGACTATAAAGATGAACTGTTGAGGACCAATCCAGAAAGAACTTATGTTGTTACACCTGGTGAACCTGATGGACTTGGTAGACTAGTATTTCAGAGCTTTTACATTTGTTTTGATCCATTGAAAAGGCATTCTTAAATTGTAGTAAGTGCATAGGTTTAGATGGTTGTTTTCTTAATGGAGTTTGTAGAGGTCAATTGTTAGTAGTTGTGGCCAAAGATAATAATAACCAAATGTTGTTACTTGCTTGGAAGTAGTTGAGTATGAGAACAAAAATTCATGGACATGATTTGTCAAGCTATTAAAGAATGATCTAGGACTAGAAGATGGTGGAGATCTCACTTTGATAACATAtatgcaaaaagtatgtgtactttttttttgatttgcatCTATTAGTTTTAATGTTGTATGTGTATGTTATTATAACATAACTACATTTGTTATAGGGATTGTTTGCAGTAATTCAAGATCTTTTACTTGTTGCTGAACATAAAAGTGTGCTAGGCACATCTTAGCTAACTGGGCTAAGGACCGGAGAGGTCTTCAAAGAAGACAACAATTTTGGATGATTACCAAGAGTACTTTTGGGTCTCAATtgagaaaaaatatgaaaaagatgaAGTTGCTTGGTCCAGAGAAAATAATGGATGATTTAATGTACTACAACATAGAGTACTGGTGTAAGGTGTACTTCAATACTgaaataaaatgtaattttgtaGATAGTAATATGCCTGAGTGTTTTAATGCATGAATCTTGACAGCAAGGCATAAAACAATTATTACCGTGCTTGAAGAGATAAGAGTGAAAATGATGACAAAAATAGCTAAGTTAAGTGAGTTTACAAATAGTTTGAAGTGCATTTTCTCTCCAATGGCTTTGAACGTACTAGAAGAGAATATTGATAGGTCAATAAATTGTAATATTGAATTTAATGGAGTTGCTGGGCTTGAAGTGAGAGAGGGACTATGTCAACACAATGTAGATCTTGACAGGGGAACTTGTAGTTGTAGGGCATGACAATTAAAGGGCATACCATGTGCACATGCTGTGGCTGTAATAAACTTCAAGAAATATTGTCCTCTTGACTATGTTGATAGCTGCTACACTAAGGAAACTTACTTGAGAACTTATGCTAATGTTCTTCAACCAGTCAAAAACATGGAAATATGGCATATATCTACTAACCCCACATTTGCACCACCAGAAATTTAAAACATGCCTGGCAGGTCAAGTAAGGTTAGAAGGAAAGAAGCTGCTAAAACTAAGAAATTTGAAAAGTTACCTAGAATAGGACTTGCCATGACATGCAGTAACTGTAATGGAAGAGTCCACAATAAGAGAGGTTGTCCACAAAGTCTTGAATCATCAGCAAAGGAAGAACCATCAAATTCAGGTAGAGAAAGGAGCAAAACATCAAGCTCAGGCAGGGGAATAGGAAGACCAAAGGTAATATTTTAACTTGTATtgatatataataaatacaatttcTAACTTAGTATTTATATCTATAGAAACCAACAAGAGATGAAGGTGAGCCTCCAGCTAAAAGGGGAAGAGGAAGACCAAGAAAAGAAACTGCAGTACCTAGTGCATCTCCTCCACCTACTGCACCTCGTGCATATTCAGTACCTAATGCACCTCCTCCACCGATTGGACCGGTTGATTATCCAGTATCCTCTTCTGCACCTCCTGATTTCATTGCCACTACTAATAAAAAAGGAAGGGGAAGCACAACCCCATACTAAAGACCATCAATCATGGGAATGGGTATATTTCAAGCTGAAAATGGATTCAAAGTCTTTAATGTGAGTGTTTGCTATTAATTcatgtattttaaaatatcaacaaaaaattAGACTATTTGAAGaactaaattattttcataatttgagCGCAGCTTGGCATATGCCAAGCAGTAGGATATTTTCTACTGGTACAACCAAAGTGACAAGATTAGCTGATATAACTGTGATATTGATTTCAAATCAAGTACTGCAAGCAAAGCTTAAATGGAATGAAAAAGCATCATTCTCAACAAGAAAACTTCAAGAATTGAGCGagcaacaaagaaaaaaattaagaggAAGTAGTTCAAACAATCTGATCCAGTTCAAAGAGCCATGGAAATTGTAGTATTGGAGCACTGTTTTAAGTTATTTAGTAGACATGAAAACATTTTTCTCATTCTCTTTAGAGTGTTGATGTATTAGTATTAAACGACTTTTGTTTGTAACTGGCAATATTTATCTATGTGATACCTATTTTATAAATGGTGTTATGTCTATTAAGGGCCTTGTATTGCTTTCTTATTGTTTGAATAACCAATTTACACAAGCTTCATTGacataaatatagaaaaattgtCATATTACATATAGAAGCAAACCATAGTTCCTTATTATATCATAGGGAAAAACATTTACTTTATAGAGAAGAACAATGTGGTAGTCCAAACAATCTGAGAATTCGGATATAGGATACCTATACTATGACaattcaatcaactcaatacTTGAATCACTACTTCGGAACAGGTTATTGATGAACATAGCAATAACACAAATCAAAATGACCTTCCAATAGAACCTACACCTTCCAGTACAACCTACACCATTTTCAATGCCAACCACTTGCTTATTGATTTGAGTCTGCCTCCTCCAAACttcatttttcaactctttGATTTTATTCACCAATCTTGAGAGGATAAAATTTGATCTTAGATCGAGTTCTTTCTTGTCTCTCCATCGAAAAAATTTACAATTCTTAGACtaataaatcataatcaaaacaATACATTAACATCAAttaaacccaaaaaaataaataatagaagaaaaaaatcgCATACACCATAGCAGGGACAAGACCAAAATCGTCTTTCAGGATTTGACTTCTACTAAGAAGTTAGAAAATACAGCAAAATTCCCTGTTTGCATCGTGGCAGAACGGCTTTGAGCATTGGGTCTGATTCTTCCGTGCAAAGCTTATTTAAATCCTTATTTGCCATTACTAACCCTCAACGGagcaaaaattgataaaatagaAGAAAACATTTTGAACCCTAAAAATGAAATTGGAGAAGATTACAAGCACTAAAGCTTCAAGCTTTCTAGTGGAACATAAAGTTGAAAGCTTTGACAACTAAATACAAGTTTTAAGCATTTAAAACGGAGAATGGAGTAAAAGATGAAGGGTGATTTGGGAGAAAATAGAGGACGGATTTTACCGTTGGGAGCCTTCATTATAGGTTGATTTGGACTCACGTGTATTTTCTTCAGCTTTTGAGCATTTTGTTTATGTTCTTACGAGAGGAGGTGGTCTCATCTTCTTGGACAGATCAGCAAACAAGGGTtagttaatattaaaaaaaagttcaCGTGAGTAAATATGATAACTTCATTGATGGAGTCTTGTTAGACGACTATATGAATCAAGAAAGAAGATGAGAAGCTGCAGTGCAGCAGATGAAGAAGAAGCAGATGAGACGTTAcagagaagaggagaaaaggAGAGAAGATTACATTGTACTCTAAGTCACATTGTGCATACACACACTCACCATTCATGTGGTGTGAGTGAGTTGTATTTATAGAGTTTGAGTAGTTAGTTACAAGTCACTATCAACCTACAACTAACATCTAACAAACTTCAACTAACTCTAACAAATTATTAACCATGGTAGCTTGCCTATggttaacactccccctcaagctcatGGTTTGAACAAGTTCATGACTCCAAGCTCATTCACCAGCAACTGATGTTGTGCCTTGCCAAGACTCTTTGTGAGCAAGTCAGCTAGTTAATCCTTGGTGTGTGTGAATTCTGTTTTCAGCATTCCTTGGTTGATCTTTTCTCTTACAAAGTGACAATCGATGTCTATGTGTTTGGTTCTTTCATGGAAGATAGGATTAGCAGCAATCTGAATAGTTGCTTTGCTGTCACACACCATGGTTATAGGAATCTCAATGTGTATGCCAAGTTCTTCAAACAACCCTACAAGCCATGTAACTTCAGCAGCACAGTGAGCCATGCTCCTAAACTCAGCTTCAGCTGAGCTTCTGGATACAGTCTCCTATTTCTTAGATTTCCAGGATATCAAGGCTCCACCAAGCTTGACCAAGTAGCCAGTTACAGACCTTCTTGTTTCCAGGCAGCTTCCCCAATCTGAGTCACAGTAGGCTAGAATCTTGTTGGTGTCTTCTGCTGGCATTAGTAGTCCAAGACCAGGGGCTTCTTTTATGTACCTAACTACTCTCAATGCAGCTTCCATGTGAGACTCTTTGGGGCAGTGCATGAACTGACTCAGAACCTGAACTGAGAAGGCTAAGTCAGGTCTAGTCATGGTCAGATATAGAAGTTTTCCTACTAGTCTTTGGTACCTGCTGGGATCCTGCAATTTGTGATCTTCATGTCCCTCATTACTTGTACCTCTAATACACTCATCATATTATGCAGATATGAGCTTCTGATTCTGTTCCAGGGGAGTTGCTGCAGGTTTAGCTCCCCCTAGACCACACTCAGCTATCAGTTCAAGAGCATATTTCCTTTGAGACATGTGGATCCCTTTGCTTGATCTGGCACATTCAATCCCTAGGAAGAATTTGAGCTCTCCTAGATCATTCATCTTGAAATCCTTCTGTAAATCTTTTCTAGTGTCTTTGATGATATCCTAGTTACTACCAGTGATCAAAAGATCATCTACATATACCAGCACAATGAGTATATCATGTTTATCATGTCTAGTGAAAAGTGAGTAGTCATAGTGACTTTGATGAAATCCCAACTGAAGCAAAGACTGTACTAGATGGAAGTGGAGAATGGTTTTCAGGAGTAAGTGGTAGCTGAGAGTCTTGAAGAGTAACAGCAGGTGACAAGTTAGTAGGGGGATGATCATTATCAGGTTGTACTAGAGTTAAGATAGGAAAGATGGGATTGTATGAGGTTTAAAAGTCTCTGAAAGGAAACATGTCTTCTTTAAACACAACATGCCTGTTCACAAAGAAGGACTTAGTATGCAGATCATATAGGAGGTACCCCTTTTGAGACAAAGAGTATCCCATAAGCACAACATGTATGGATCTAGGAGAGAACTTATCTATGATGGCTGGACAAGTAGCATAACATAGGCAACCAAAAGTTTTGATATGAGAGAGGGATAAAGGATGTTGATATAGTAGCTCAAAAGGAAACTTATAAGACAAAAGTTTAGATGGAAGTCTATTAAGGATATAGACAGTTGTGGTAACACATTCTCCCCAAAACTGCAAGGGTACTGATGCCTGGAACCTCAAGGCTCTTGCCATGTTTAAGATAGTTCTGTGCTTCCTTTCTACCACACCATTTTGCTGAGGAGTGTATACACATGTGGTTTGATGACATATTCCCAGAGTTGACAGTATGGACTGAAAGGCTGTGCTCATGAATTCAGTCCCATTATCAATTCTAAGCACTTTGACACAAGTTGAGAACAGATTATGGACTTGAGCAAAAAAATGTCTCATCACAACTATAGTATCAGATTTAGCTGTGAGAAGAAATAGCCAAGTGAATCTGGAGTAGTCATCTACTACAGTAACAAAGTATTTCATTCCATTATGAGTAGGTACTTTATATGGACCCCAGACATCACAATACACCAAGTCAAAGAGTGTCTTTGAAGTGTGATTGCTTACAGGAAAAGGAACTTTTGTTTGTTTTGCTAATGGACACACTGTACAAGGTGAGCTGTCAGAGATATCTACTCCTGCAAGACTAGAGGACCTTCTTATTACATTAATAGGAGCATGTCCTAACCTGCTATGCCACAGTGTACTGGAATCAGAACTACTAGCATATACAACACTAGTAGAAGAAGCTTAAGCAGTAGAAGTACTGCATATCCTCTGAGTAGGATCAGTATGGTTGAAGCCTTCCTTAAGAATGTAGAGTCCTTCATCTTCTCTACCAATCCCCTTGACCTTTCCACTGTAGAGATCCTGAAAGACACAAAAATCAGGAAAGAAGATTGCCATACATTGAAGCTCCTTAGTTAATTGAGACACAGATAAGAGGTTGCATTTGAAATCAGGAACAAAGAGGACATTGTGCTGCCAACATGAGACACTAATGCAACATTTCCTATTGGTAGTAGTACCTGCCTTCTTTCAGGCTTAGACACTGAGGTACATTTATCTAGTGATGACAGCTGAGATGTCATATGGTTAGTGGCTCCTGTGTCAACTATCCACTCCTTATTCACATATTTGGACACTAGTGTTGATAAAACTCTACTTGTTGTGGCTATTTTGGCTGAATGCTCTCCACCAGTGTCACTACCTTTGGTTAGTAATTGCATTATCTGCTGATATTGTTCTTTTGTGAAGAAAGCTGCAGGTGACTTGTATGCTGCACTAGGTTCTCCATTGTGTGATAAGCCTGCACTTTGAGCAACTGTAACTTGGTTAGCAAAGGAACTAGAGCTAGGTGTAGAACTACCAGTTTTCTTCTTGGATCTCCAGCCAACTGGATATCCTTTGACCTTGAAACATTGCTCCTTAGTGTGACCTCTGTAACCACACACCTCACAGGTGATAACAGACTTTTGTGGTTTCTGAGAATTGAACTGAGCTTCATAGTGACTTCTAATTGGATTACCACCAACTCCACCAGGTTGATGACCAAAATTCCCATTACCAACACTATGACCACTCCCTTTTGGGCTAAACAATGCAGTACTTTCCATCAGTTTAGGAAGGCATGATTCATAGTTAGTGTGTGCTATGTTCCTTTGActttcatgatccatgacaAGGGAAAAGGCTTTGTTCAGATTTGGAGTTGGAGACTGCATCAAAATCTGTCCTCTAACTGCAGAGTAGGTCTTATTTAGTCCCATTAGGAACTCTAATAACCTTTGATACTCATAATGATCTTGAAACTTCTTAGACTCAGGACATGAACAACCTGGACAAggcataattgaatcatattcaTTCCACAAgcctttgagttttgtataataatCTGAAACTGACATGGTTCCCTAACTTAGACCATGAATTTCTTTATGGAGTTGATACACATGAGCTCCATTTATCTTGTCGAACCATTCATTTAGATCACACCAAACCTTGTGTGCATCTCCTCCATACACCACAGTCCCCAGCAATCCTAGTCGAACTGCATTCATAATCCAAGAGAGGATTACAGCATTACACTTCTCCCAAGCATCAGAAAACTCAGGTCCAAACTTAGACTTAGGATATCTACCATCAATGAATCCAAGTTTACTCTTGCCTATTAATCCAATTCTCATTTATCTACTCCAGATCGCGTAGTTCTCTGAACCAACTAGTTGAAGAGAAATTAATGAGCTACTTGGAGTATCATTTTGATGCAAGAAGAGAGGATGATTGTGGTCAATATTTGGTATTACCAGCTCAGATGCTGTTGTGTTTGAGTTGAAGTTCTCAACACCTAGTGTTCTAGTTGCAGCTTCACCTAGACTCAACATTGAACTTGCTTCAAAACTGAGAATGCTGAAACTTGACTGCGACTCAAACACCTTTCAGAGATGAGCACCTGTACTTCTCGTCTTTTCAGCACTTAACTGCTTGTTCCAGTTTTAGGATCTTATCAAACACACTGATACCATGATAACTTCATTGATGGAGTCTTATTAGACGACTATATGAATCAAGACTAGTTAGACGAGAagaaagattgaagaagaagatgagaaGCTACAGTGCAGCAGATGAAGAAAAAGCAGAGGAGACGTTAcagagaagaggagaaaaggAGAGAAGATTACATTGCACTCTAAGTCACATTGTGCACACACACACTCACCATTCATGTGGTGTGAGTGAGTTGTATTTATAGAGTTTGAGTAGTTAGTTACAAGTCACTATCAACCTACAACTAACATCTAACAAACTTCAACTAACTCTAACAAATTATTAACCATGGTAGCTTGCCTATGGTTAACAAAATAGGACCTCCGTGAAGTACGACTGTATAGTTAAGAATTCAGCTATAGATTAGGGGGCTTTTGgatttttttcaactttcttcCTCTCTTGTCTCAATCAAACACCAATTTCTTACTTTTGAACCGGTAAGTTTTCATAATTTTcttgagtatttttttaatattaacattttttaTTGGGTGTATTGATGTTTATCAAAGTTTCTgagtgaaaaaatatttgttatgattaaaaataataagtatgtatatatatttgaggCTTCTTATTAGAATTTGGTATTAGGCCATTAATTTTATTGAGACTCTTTGATCATCAAATTCACTTGTGAGATAACACTAGATATATTATCATTGTTGAACTATGTACATTTTTGAGgtgttttaataaaatttattttaggccactaattttattgagactttGAATGATCAAACCCTCCGTGAGATTACActagatatattattattgttgaactATGTATATGCTTGAGGCCTTttattaaaagtttattttaggccactaattttattgagactCTTTGATCTTCAAACTCTCAAATTCGCTCAAAAAATATCCTTTTCACGACCCTAAACCGCCATGACTGGCACTCACACTAACcctccggtgggagaaccattcttaCAGTCCAAACTAACAACATTGATAAGATGCAAGAAACATAGAAGATGCTAAAGCAGCTTAGTAAATAGCAATAAGGctgagttctcataaactcagaaaaatcTAGTCAACAAACTTAACATGCGGAAAACATCCTACGAACTGAAAGTCaatcataccaaaactctaaacaacgaacaagtctagaaaaaaaatgaaatcctCAAAAGAAAATCATTAAAGGTTAACTAATGTTTGAACATCTAAGTCCCGGATGAAGGACTAGGCTAAATGAGAGAGTGCACGACAGCATGAAATAATAGCTCACTCTTGGACTTGAACACGATCACTCCTCTAGGCGAGGTCTCTCCACAGccagctgaatatgccctgtactcaacaaagacagagcaagtgtagtatcagtacacaaaatcaatagTGTACCGGTAGGATCGCGCTGCTAGCCAGTAAGTggatcatggacaagtaaactcaacacaataagcacatatatGTAGAATAACTTAACCATTTTCACCTAAATCAGTACTCAACAAGATCATAGTTCATCCTTCCCaatatcatgcaatttcacataaggatcctctcatgggacctacaaacactTAACttgtgtcgaaatatgacatcCGATTCAATGtttgtgtcggaacatgacacccaatccaattgtgtgtcggaacatgacacccaatccaattatgtgtcagaacgtgacgtccgatccaaatatacaaCTAATCAGAATTTCACAACCATAGTCAATATTAtttcaccaagaacaggttcatcacaaataGGTCAGCAAGTGACCctttcacataaaatctagcatgttacctattcatatacacatatgcacaccatgaagcaatttaacaagtatatgaaatacatacggGAAATAAAATCATCACCTATCTCAAATTCGAGCCTCAATAACTCTAAAGTGCAAGAGCTTTCTCTTTCCGAGTTCATtccgcttgttcttggtctGAAACAAGTCAGATATATACAAAGGATCAATATAATGGCCGAAttcacatgaattataacataattccctTGCTAGACCAAaactcatgatcctaacccTACCCTAGAGCTATTTTCCACCCTTATCCATAGGCCAAAACCTTCCACATTGACCACTCATCCTAGTTTATGGGTTTTAGGAATCAAATGATGGATTTAGAGAGTAGAattcttaccttaagcgtgaaaatctgtggaaaaatgatgaaaatcatCTTGGGTCACCTCCTGTCATTTTAGGAATAGTATTTGCAGAATAAAACTATTTCTTGGGTTTTTTCCATATTATGTCGCGACTGTCCCGCTCTGGCGATACCCCGCTCTGGTGGGACCATTCCACTTTAGGGGCCCCGCTCTGGAGGGTTGCACTGAAACAGAGAGTTCAGAACTTGAGCTTCaaacccccatttcacaacacaaccCCTTCCCAAGATGTAttaaattatacccttcacACCAAGTCTAGTTCcaggagttttactcgcccaaaTGCGATTCCGCGAAGCCATAAATTCTccgtatcgtcttggctatcagcttACCCAACCAAATCAGAGATTCGATTCCCCACCATTCACAAGGTCACCCTAGAATTTACCCGActtagaattcatccaagtATGACCTAGGCTACATTTTTCCGAAGTTACAActcgaagttttctggcccaaaatctTTTTTccattggcctatccataacAACGGAAACCGGTCGTTACAATCCTTAAATGGGAGACTTGGAAGTAGTTTAAAGTTAGACTCATGGAATAAGGTTAAAATAGCTCCGGAAAGCTCTCATGACTTTATTATTACCTAAAGACAGATGAAGAATCATTATGATTAtcttaaagaaaaatatcaagtttgaTTGCCAATAACTAaaaagactacaatatttatgatCCAACATCAATACTATTCTGATGTCTAATAGTGAGTGGAGTGAGTACATAAATGTtagtattatttaataatttttttttatttcgcTATAAAAAAAGGTTAGATGTTCCATTAAAAGTTTGATATCTTATATTTGAATATAATGTTTAATTTCATATGTACATTCAACTATTGAAAACAAACAGTGTTCATCATTCAGTGTTCATATCTAGAAaccacatcttaatattcaggtGTGTATTCAGATCTAGACATCTAGATCTTAAtgcacatcttaatattcagatacTTATTCAAATTCAGACGTTTGAATTTTAGTGGAAATAAATGAGGCTTAAGATTGTTTCAACTTTTTTTATTATGCtttaacaatttaaaatcatgtggGACTATTTTCTTCACTTAAGCGTTGTTAATTAGGATTCTCACTAAATTATGAGTCATTAGTTCTGACCCCATTTATAACCCAAACTTTAAAAAGTTAATTCTATTAGAAATTGGGCCAGAATTAATGACccataatttaataaaaatcttAGTTGACAACATTTAGGTGGAGGGATTAGTCCCATATGGCGTTCCAAATCACTAAAAATTTGAGTTATTAACTCTTGAGGGTATTTGTGGTCTATTGAAATAACGGCGGAGGCAATTTTGATCCTAAAATATAACGAAATGCATAAATGATCCATTTCACATAATTCAGGAGCAATTTTGATCCTTTTCCgttgatattatatttttatttggaaaaataattgagaaaataagtaattaatgttataaatgaaatttgaaaaaaaaaaactcatgatATGTTATAAGTGATAAGTAAAagtgaaatttatttttaaaatagtggCAAGTAAAAGTGAACTAAAGAAGTAAACCAATCTTAACTACTAATTTTGAAGCATTTCTATTTTCGAGTAACGTTGTGGACCGTATGAATATTAGGGGTTATTTGGTAgagtgtataaaaataatgctaaatagagtgtattagtaatgcttatattagttatgcttgcatttgttatagataaaatatttcttatgcattatttaatttagtgtatttaaatatgtattacataaaaatatttatttacaaaaaatatcctcaacaattatggtggaaaagatgtaaaaataattttgagggATAATTTGAGTCTTTAATCATGTTAATACATGCATTAAATTcctttgcattactaatacctagaaatctatggtattagtaatacacaccTTAATAAACAACAAAGTTTATAACTAGTGCTtttgtattagttatacataacaTTAAAAAATGTACCAAATAAGATACTATTAATATACCTAATTAATACATGCATTAATTTTGCTAACACACTCTACCAAACGAACCGTTAGTCATGTAGAGTGGCAGTAAGGGTGACTTATCTGTCAACTTTTCCACTATCACCCCAAAAAACAGCTTGTACTGACATTAAGCTTCAGAAGAAGCatctagcaaagaggcaatgtACGAGTCAACGATAAGAGATGTTGTATTGCATATTATAAGGATGTGAAAggattatttttctttcaaaaattgtGGCAAGTATTGAAAATTGAAGTCTTATCATACTTCCGATTCTAgtattaatttgaatttatgtgTGAAAGTATTCCCAAAATTCTCAGTTTTGTAGAGAACATGAAAATGAAACTCAGGTTATGCATAGGAAAATTATAATTCTAATTCTAACATCAACTCAAGTGTGTTAATGACTAATTTCTTCAGttattagtattttattttattttattttatgctttgttgtcttttttatttttcttattttaaatttttatttttattttgttaaatatCTAATTCACGCTACTAAAAATATGTGTATGTTATACATTTGATCAAATCATTTATATTAATGCCTCATAATTTTGATCAATAATTAGAGAcgtttaaaataatatttgaataagTATGTCAGTCTAGACGAAACATCATGAAGTTGCGGATTGCAATGTTAAATCAGTGCAACTATTCGAATTCTCAATCAACAGtagtacaaatatttttttgcatGTGGCATTGGTGCAAGTCTTTTTTTAAATAAGATGAATGAAGAGTTGAATATAAAATCGATCAATATCagtcaattttttgaaaatcatttttcaactCTTCATGTTaattgatttttctattttccCAATTTTAATGCtagaaataagtaattaatgttaGGAATGAAATATGGaaaaatatgtattattttttcatactaTGTAATTATAAGTaataagtaaaagtaaaaatttaattaaaatactGGCCAAGTAAAAttgaatgaagaaaataaatgttATGATCCAAATCACCAAGCCGTGTGGGACCTACTCTAACACCAAGATAGGagatgttgacacccaattttgaccctccccaacgcaaattagctatcgagtttctttgaatttcgaacatttttgaaataattagcttttataaaaaacaaagatattttcattttattcttaactatttttattttttttataaattttagtataatatacatatttttata
Protein-coding sequences here:
- the LOC129892297 gene encoding uncharacterized protein LOC129892297, whose product is MPGRSSKVRRKEAAKTKKFEKLPRIGLAMTCSNCNGRVHNKRGCPQSLESSAKEEPSNSGRERSKTSSSGRGIGRPKKPTRDEGEPPAKRGRGRPRKETAVPSASPPPTAPRAYSVPNAPPPPIGPVDYPVSSSAPPDFIATTNKKGRGSTTPY
- the LOC129892727 gene encoding uncharacterized protein LOC129892727 is translated as MRIGLIGKSKLGFIDGRYPKSKFGPEFSDAWEKCNAVILSWIMNAVRLGLLGTVVYGGDAHKVWCDLNEWFDKINGAHVYQLHKEIHGCSCPESKKFQDHYEYQRLLEFLMGLNKTYSAVRGQILMQSPTPNLNKAFSLVMDHESQRNIAHTNYESCLPKLMESTALFSPKGSGHSVGNGNFGHQPGGVGGNPIRSHYEAQFNSQKPQKSVITCEVCGYRGHTKEQCFKVKGYPVGWRSKKKTGSSTPSSSSFANQVTVAQSAGLSHNGEPSAAYKSPAAFFTKEQYQQIMQLLTKGSDTGGEHSAKIATTSRVLSTLVSKYVNKEWIVDTGATNHMTSQLSSLDKCTSVSKPERRQDLYSGKVKGIGREDEGLYILKEGFNHTDPTQRICRVDISDSSPCTVCPLAKQTKVPFPVSNHTSKTLFDLVYCDVWGPYKVPTHNGMKYFVTVVDDYSRFTWLFLLTAKSDTIVVMRHFFAQVHNLFSTCVKVLRIDNGTEFMSTAFQSILSTLGICHQTTCVYTPQQNGVVERKHRTILNMARALRFQASVPLQFWGECVTTTDIIKDTRKDLQKDFKMNDLGELKFFLGIECARSSKGIHMSQRKYALELIAECGLGGAKPAATPLEQNQKLISA